The Antedon mediterranea chromosome 7, ecAntMedi1.1, whole genome shotgun sequence genome has a segment encoding these proteins:
- the LOC140054381 gene encoding serine/threonine-protein kinase 40-like: MKRSATVSHQEPVTRRRRSQQSTPNNAVPYYDHLTSFRPSLIPALSNPDSPETDSSQMMLPSSHSHQHYMMSPCHSPSSPLRAHFLTAGVPYNQPLGRHHNTTTYRQAISVSSLNPSPSTGTVLIPVSGPAVGSHTTVTGISNSHSSNLHIPRRMSHSGRPQSPLYSPIPCPSPVIPQNGIFFANTTPPGTLNKSIPVQSMRPARRASFSGLSSKSSAMTVNENPFYNIARSVHRSAIPPRCQSKFRSTNEGLPNSGDAPSTSSSSIPHQLRQQSSSSHDTLIDERPPANARVPEVNLHHNLSTSRITRRARSHSLSLAMLSNPANLSESHETHSLASAQKASTLHVTFNETVNSSSPPSGSSVPDPPEQTDDCTNFKMLRKAGPYLLGPRLGSSPVKSIVQCLARKQGTRNFYCIKILTMSNTKETSDDERQGKMLLHTEYSLLSLLHNQEGVVHHHGLFQDKAFVPKHTDTTKNKKLVGSYKQRLCLVLDCLVAHDFSTTTPQYINLQHYVIREKKLCERETIVIFYDIVRIVESLHKKNIVHRDLKLGNMVLNKKTHRITLTNFCLGKHLVSEKDLLKDQRGSPAYISPDVLSGKPYLGKPSDMWALGVVLFTMLFGQFPFYDIVPDELFRKIKAAEFSIPNDGRVSESNCALIRGLLVLDPTRRLTASQVLDALSNTLSIWNSMRSHKDTLQVVPDIDDVVEDEEKEEQQVEPTELETKLKKAELSMKAEHKPLASIRKITSHIGMPQIRRVEDDARPLTQAEMITHRHIISQ; this comes from the exons ATGAAGAGGTCGGCTACAGTAAGTCACCAAGAACCAGTGACACGAAGACGACGTTCTCAACAGTCTACTCCAAACAATGCTGTACCATACTATGATCATCTAACCTCATTCAGACCATCACTAATCCCAGCCTTGTCAAATCCAGATTCACCAGAGACCGATTCCTCACAGATGATGTTGCCATCCAGTCATTCACACCAGCATTACATGATGAGTCCCTGCCATTCTCCATCATCACCATTACGTGCCCACTTCTTAACAGCAGGTGTACCATACAATCAGCCTTTAGGTCGCCATCACAATACAACTACATACAGACAAGCGATCTCAGTGTCTAGTTTAAACCCATCACCAAGCACAGGAACGGTATTGATTCCAGTGTCTGGCCCAGCAGTCGGTTCTCACACAACTGTGACCGGAATAAGTAATTCTCACAGCAGTAATTTGCATATACCTCGTCGAATGTCTCACTCGGGTAGGCCGCAATCACCTTTATATTCTCCTATTCCATGTCCGAGTCCTGTAATTCCTCAGAATGGCATCTTTTTTGCCAATACTACACCACCAGGTACATTAAACAAGAGCATTCCTGTTCAAAGTATGAGACCAGCAAGAAGAGCATCGTTTTCTGGTCTCTCCAGTAAGTCAAGTGCAATGACTGTTAATGAAAATCCCTTTTACAATATTGCAAGAAGTGTACATAGATCAGCAATTCCACCTCGCTGCCAAAGTAAATTCCGATCTACAAATGAAGGCTTACCAAACTCTGGTGACGCACCATCAACCAGCTCATCCAGTATACCTCATCAGTTGAGGCAGCAAAGTTCCAGTAGTCACGACACTCTAATAGATGAACGCCCCCCTGCCAATGCCAGGGTTCCGGAGGTGAATCTTCATCATAATCTATCAACATCCAGAATAACAAGAAGAGCCAGATCGCATTCCTTGTCTTTAGCAATGCTTTCCAACCCAGCCAATCTCTCTGAATCTCATGAAACTCATAGTTTAGCCTCTGCACAGAAAGCCTCAACCCTTCATGTAACATTCAACGAAACTGTAAATTCTTCTAGCCCACCTTCGGGAAGTTCAGTACCAGATCCTCCAGAACAAACAGATGACTGTACTAATTTCAAGATGCTTCGAAAAGCTGGGCCATATTTGTTAGGCCCACGACTAGGATCATCGCCTGTTAAAAGTATAGTTCAATGTCTTGCTAGGAAGCAAGGAACAAGAAATTTCTATTGTATAAAG ATTTTGACAATGTCTAACACCAAAGAAACAAGTGATGATGAACGTCAGGGAAAGATGTTACTCCATACGGAATATTCCCTACTGTCACTACTACATAACCAGGAAGGAGTAGTTCATCATCACGGATTATTCCAG GACAAAGCTTTTGTACCAAAGCATACAGATACAACTAAGAATAAGAAGCTAGTTGGTAGTTACAAGCAACGGTTGTGTCTCGTTCTTGACTGTTTAGTGGCTCACGATTTTAGCACAACTACACCGCAATACATCAACCTTCAACACTATGTCATAAGAGAAAAGAAACTCTGTGAGAGAGAAACAATTGTCATATTTTATGATATTGTGCGTATCGTTGAAAGTCTTCATAAG aAGAACATTGTGCATCGTGACCTAAAACTAGGAAATATGGTTCTAAACAAGAAGACTCACCGAATCACTTTAACAAATTTTTGTCTAGGTAAACATCTTGTGTCCGAGAAAGATCTTTTAAAAGATCAAAGGGGAAGCCCTGCTTATATCAGTCCTGATGTTCTTAGTG gtaaaccATACCTTGGAAAGCCAAGTGATATGTGGGCTTTGGGGGTCGTTCTGTTCACAATGTTGTTTGGTCAGTTTCCATTCTACGATATCGTTCCAGATGAATTATTCCGTAAAATAAAGGCTGCAGAATTTTCAATTCCAAA TGATGGACGTGTATCAGAGAGTAATTGTGCATTGATACGTGGTCTGTTGGTGTTGGATCCAACAAGAAGGCTTACTGCTTCACAAGTACTCGATGCTCTATCTAATACTCTATCTATATG GAACAGTATGCGGTCACATAAGGATACACTGCAAGTTGTTCCAGACATCGATGATGTAGTCGAAGACGAGGAGAAGGAAGAACAGCAAGTAGAACCAACAGAACTAGAGACGAAACTAAAAAAGGCTGAGCTTTCAATGAAAGCAGAACACAAGCCATTAGCATCAATTAGGAAAATTACTTCACACATAGGTATGCCACAAATCAGACGAGTTGAAGATGATGCTCGACCTCTGACCCAAGCAGAAATGATTACGCACCGTCACATTATATCTCAATAA
- the LOC140054428 gene encoding cystatin-A2-like, which yields MAADIQTAEASMMMCTLTNTQESNNEIQSMMNEVRCKAEQAVGRSFTHYEATQFATQLVNGVNYFVKVRTEENNYIHMKIHKVFGGDVTFTCLVDNKAKSDEILYF from the exons ATGGCGGCCGATATACAGACAGCAGAGGCTTCGATGATGATGTGTACGTTGACAAATACACAAGAATCAAACAATGAAATACAATCTATGATGAATGAG gTTCGTTGTAAGGCCGAACAAGCAGTCGGAAGGAGTTTTACACACTATGAAGCTACTCAATTTGCTACTCAACTTGTTAATGGTGTCAACTATTTTGTAAAG gttcgAACTGAAGAAAACAACTACATTCATATGAAAATTCACAAGGTATTTGGCGGTGACGTCACATTTACCTGTCTCGTGGACAACAAAGCAAAGAGTGATGAAATCCTttatttctga